In Ipomoea triloba cultivar NCNSP0323 chromosome 15, ASM357664v1, one genomic interval encodes:
- the LOC116007041 gene encoding uncharacterized protein At5g01610-like, translated as MDQILNKVGSYWIGQRANKEINSVGDDINSLSTSIEGGAKWLVNKIKGKMQKPLTELLKEYDLPVGIFPRDATNYEFNEETRKLTVYIPSICEVGYKDSSVLRFATTVTGYLEKGKLADIEGMKTKVMIWVKVTAISSEKSKLHFSAGMKKTRNRDAYEVNRSAVNVDKF; from the exons ATGGATCAGATATTGAACAAGGTGGGTTCATACTGGATTGGCCAGAGAGCGAACAAGGAGATCAATTCTGTCGGCGATGATATCAAT TCACTGTCAACCAGTATTGAAGGAGGAGCCAAATGGTTGGTTAACAAAATTAAAG GAAAGATGCAGAAACCATTGACAGAACTGCTAAAGGAGTATGATTTGCCTGTCGGTATTTTTCCTCGTGATGCCACGAATTACGAGTTTAATGAAGAGACGAGAAAGCTCACTGTCTACATACCATCCATTTGCGAAGTGGGTTACAAGGATTCATCTGTTTTGCGCTTTGCTACCACCGTGACAGGATATCTTGAGAAAGGAAAGCTAGCTGACATTGAGGGAATGAAAACAAAGGTGATGATTTGGGTGAAAGTGACTGCCATTTCCTCTGAAAAATCGAAGCTCCACTTCTCGGCTGGGATGAAGAAAACCAGGAACAGAGATGCTTACGAGGTTAACAGAAGTGCAGTCAATGTGGATAAGTTTTAG
- the LOC116006133 gene encoding ferritin, chloroplastic-like, translated as MFVKGFSGVSLCKPSGALLPAGLGLGSSVSPVSNLAFPAGRKVGFSISAVSETADAPLTGVVFQPFQEVKNDAFMVPITPQVSLARQKYCDECEAAINEQINVEYSASYAYHSMYAYFDRDNVALKGLAKFFKESSEEEREHAEKLMKYQNIRGGKVKLHSILSPISEFEHVEKGDALYAMELALSLEKLVNEKLLNLHAVADRNNDPQMTDFIEGEFLEEQVEAIKKISEYVTQLRRVGKGHGVWHFDQMLLH; from the exons ATGTTTGTGAAGGGATTTTCTGGCGTTTCTTTGTGCAAACCTTCTGGTGCCCTGCTTCCGGCGGGGTTGGGCTTGGGTTCTTCCGTCTCCCCTGTCTCGAATCTTGCTTTTCCGGCGGGGCGGAAAGTCGGGTTTTCGATCTCGGCTGTTTCTGAGACCGCTGATGCTCCCCTCACTGGGGTTGTGTTTCAGCCTTTTCAGGAGGTCAAGAATGATGCTTTTATGGTGCCCATAACCCCTCAGGTCTCCCTTGCGCGCCAGAAGTACTGCGATGAGTGCGAAGCCGCAATCAATGAGCAGATCAA TGTTGAATACAGCGCCTCTTATGCATACCACTCCATGTATGCATACTTTGATAGAGACAATGTTGCCCTCAAAGGGCTGGCCAA GTTTTTCAAGGAATCAAGTGAAGAGGAAAGGGAACATGCTGAAAAGCTAATGAAATATCAG AACATCCGAGGTGGAAAAGTGAAGCTGCACTCTATTCTTTCACCTATTTCGGAATTTGAACACGTTGAGAAGGGTGATGCATTGTATG CTATGGAACTAGCACTGTCCTTGGAGAAGTTAGTGAATGAGAAACTCCTCAACCTCCATGCT GTGGCTGATCGAAACAATGATCCTCAGATGACAGATTTTATTGAGGGCGAGTTTCTAGAGGAGCAG GTTGAAGCTATTAAGAAGATTTCAGAGTATGTTACCCAGCTAAGAAGGGTTGGAAAAGGACATG GAGTTTGGCACTTTGATCAAATGCTCCTCCATTAA
- the LOC116006134 gene encoding protein MOR1-like produces the protein MFARSEQDRVLEQDAVPETAGSGPSEELAADIPQEIDEYELVDPVDILTPLEKSGFWEGVVGSLLLSIVLFSNF, from the exons ATGTTCGCCAGATCTGAGCAAGACAGGGTGCTTGAACAGGATGCTGTTCCTGAGACAGCTGGCTCTGGCCCTTCTGAAGAATTAGCTGCAGACA TTCCACAGGAGATAGATGAGTATGAACTTGTAGATCCTGTTGATATTTTGACTCCCCTTGAGAAGTCTGGGTTTTGGGAAGGAGTGGTAGGTTCTCTGTTGCTATCCATTGTGCTTTTTAGCAACTTTTGA
- the LOC116006132 gene encoding ferritin-3, chloroplastic-like produces the protein MFVKGFSGVSVYKPSGALLPAGLGLGSPVSPVSNLAFPAGRKVGFSISAVSETADAPLTGVVFQPFQEVKNDAFMVPITPQVSLARQKYSDECEAAINEQINVEYSASYAYHSMYAYFDRDNVALKGLAKFFKESSEEEREHAEKLMKYQNIRGGKVKLHSILSPLSEFEHIEKGDALYAMELALSLEKLVNEKLLNLHAVAQRNNDPQMTDFVESEFLEEQVEAIKKISEYVTQLRRVGKGHGVWHFDQMLLHEDGNGVA, from the exons ATGTTTGTGAAGGGATTTTCTGGCGTTTCTGTGTACAAACCTTCCGGTGCCCTGCTTCCGGCGGGGTTGGGTTTGGGTTCTCCCGTCTCTCCGGTCTCGAATCTTGCTTTTCCGGCAGGCCGGAAAGTTGGATTTTCGATCTCGGCTGTTTCTGAGACTGCGGATGCTCCACTCACCGGGGTTGTGTTTCAGCCGTTTCAGGAGGTCAAGAATGATGCTTTCATGGTGCCCATAACCCCTCAGGTCTCGCTTGCTCGCCAGAAGTACTCCGATGAGTGCGAAGCCGCAATTAATGAGCAGATCAA TGTTGAATACAGCGCCTCTTATGCGTACCACTCCATGTATGCATACTTTGATAGAGACAATGTTGCCCTCAAAGGGCTCGCCAA GTTTTTCAAGGAAtcaagtgaagaagaaagggaaCATGCTGAAAAGCTAATGAAATATCAG AACATCCGAGGTGGAAAAGTGAAGCTGCACAGTATTCTTTCACCTCTTTCGGAATTTGAACACATTGAGAAGGGTGATGCATTGTATG CTATGGAACTAGCACTGTCATTGGAGAAGTTAGTGAATGAGAAACTCCTCAACCTCCATGCT GTGGCTCAGCGAAACAATGATCCTCAGATGACAGATTTTGTTGAGAGCGAGTTTCTGGAGGAGCAG GTTGAAGCTATTAAGAAGATTTCAGAATATGTTACACAATTAAGAAGGGTTGGAAAAGGACATG GAGTTTGGCACTTTGATCAGATGCTCCTCCATGAAGATGGCAATGGGGTGGCATGA
- the LOC116007259 gene encoding nodulation-signaling pathway 2 protein-like: MMQSVLFQPFWPSHNVQFSTSHQTIFCDLYDETYRRENYTHSSTVTTTDSSDSPLYSSFAALFPDAFTELTSLQNDTAMDHLESIEFEDFCQWLNNSESEEQPKGDMWSPSLSVVSSEASMVLPSRNTAVTVPGTGMEVDGLMNLHHLLEAYAEATEDGHKELAEVIAKCITGKVNPFGEPIERVAFNLFHPSEDLQKEAGNNFEAAFMAFYQILPYGRFAHFAANSAILEALPSSAETVTIVDFDMGEGIQWPPLIEAMGPKPISLKLISIKTEQQSTSSGWRFETTQRRLYDHARQCGQKLQVEEMTIEELVTETKRSTGKQWLAFNCMFRLPHMAKKQPRSQAMEFLKIAKELLSFSAIPSGIAVFADGEPRGNGDSSPGYTSSFNNQFIHYKSLIESMESYFPVNLAEARIALESLFFSPFICSTSWFHDWQESKIRGTSDNLSETGLQGRKLSMENLIQAKVLVSERETAYKVRIEEQKQHEMILEWRGTPLMGVSTWM, encoded by the coding sequence ATGATGCAATCAGTGCTTTTTCAGCCCTTCTGGCCATCCCATAATGTTCAGTTCTCAACTTCCCATCAGACTATTTTCTGTGATTTATACGACGAAACCTATCGGAGAGAAAACTATACTCACTCTTCCACTGTCACCACAACCGACTCTTCTGATAGTCCCTTGTACTCGAGTTTTGCAGCCTTATTCCCAGACGCATTTACTGAGCTCACGAGTTTGCAAAACGATACTGCTATGGATCATTTAGAGTCCATAGAGTTTGAGGATTTCTGTCAATGGTTAAATAACAGTGAGAGTGAAGAGCAGCCAAAGGGAGATATGTGGAGTCCTAGTCTCTCAGTGGTATCGAGTGAGGCTTCGATGGTTTTACCATCAAGAAACACGGCAGTCACAGTTCCAGGAACCGGGATGGAAGTAGACGGCCTAATGAACCTTCATCACTTGCTCGAGGCTTATGCAGAAGCCACAGAAGACGGGCACAAGGAGCTAGCAGAGGTGATTGCGAAGTGCATAACTGGAAAAGTGAATCCGTTTGGAGAACCAATCGAACGTGTTGCTTTCAACTTGTTCCATCCCTCGGAAGATCTCCAAAAAGAAGCAGGCAACAATTTCGAAGCAGCATTCATGGCCTTTTACCAAattctcccatatgggagattTGCTCACTTTGCTGCTAACTCAGCCATCCTTGAGGCCTTACCATCTTCTGCAGAAACAGTTACCATAGTAGACTTTGACATGGGAGAAGGAATCCAATGGCCTCCACTCATCGAAGCCATGGGCCCGAAACCAATATCTCTGAAACTCATATCCATTAAAACAGAACAACAGTCCACCAGTAGTGGCTGGAGATTCGAGACTACACAAAGAAGACTCTATGATCATGCAAGGCAATGCGGCCAAAAATTGCAGGTCGAGGAGATGACCATCGAGGAATTAGTCACTGAAACGAAACGAAGCACTGGAAAACAATGGTTAGCCTTCAACTGTATGTTCAGACTGCCACACATGGCTAAGAAGCAACCAAGAAGTCAAGCCATGGAGTTCTTGAAGATAGCCAAGGAACTGTTATCCTTTTCAGCAATCCCATCAGGAATTGCTGTTTTTGCAGACGGGGAACCCCGGGGCAATGGCGATTCCTCTCCTGGTTACACTTCTTCCTTTAACAACCAATTCATACACTATAAATCCCTGATTGAATCAATGGAATCCTATTTCCCAGTCAATCTCGCAGAAGCAAGAATCGCCTTGGAAAGTCTTTTCTTTTCACCTTTCATCTGCTCTACCTCCTGGTTTCATGACTGGCAAGAGAGCAAGATTAGGGGAACTTCTGATAATCTGTCAGAAACAGGGTTACAAGGCAGGAAACTAAGCATGGAGAATTTAATCCAAGCCAAAGTACTGGTGAGTGAAAGAGAGACTGCATATAAAGTCAGAATTGAAGAACAGAAGCAGCATGAGATGATCTTAGAATGGAGAGGAACTCCATTAATGGGAGTTTCTACTTGGATGTAA